The Antennarius striatus isolate MH-2024 chromosome 20, ASM4005453v1, whole genome shotgun sequence genome includes a region encoding these proteins:
- the fam168b gene encoding myelin-associated neurite-outgrowth inhibitor isoform X2 — protein MNPVYSPTSTGVPFTNTKGIGYPAGFPVGYAAAGPAYTPNVYAGANPAFPSGTVPPYSSSPNPYPAAVYPVRSTYPQQNPYAQALIPSQQQGTYYTQPLYAAPPHVIHHTTVVQPNGMPAAMYAQPIPPPRHNGVAMGMVAGTTMAMSAGTLLTTPSPAPVAPHQVTMPTYRPPGTPSYSYVPPQW, from the exons ATGAATCCAGTATACAGCCCGACATCAACAGGCGTCCCCTTCACCAATACCAAGGGCATAGGTTACCCAG CTGGATTTCCTGTTGGCTATGCAGCAGCTGGTCCAGCATACACTCCCAATGTCTACGCAGGAGCAAACCCGGCCTTCCCTAGTG GGACGGTGCCTCCTTACTCCTCCTCACCCAACCCTTATCCTGCTGCTGTTTACCCGGTCAGGAGCACCTACCCCCAACAGAACCCTTATGCACAG GCATTAATACCTTCACAACAACAAGGCACCTACTACACACAGCCACTGTATGCTGCACCTCCCCATGTGATCCATCACACAACGGTGGTCCAGCCAAATGGCATGCCTGCAGCCATGTACGCCCAGCCCATACCACCTCCTCGCCACAATGGCGTTGCCATGGGAATGGTAGCTGGTACTACCATGGCCATGTCAGCTG GGACTTTGCTGACAACTCCATCACCAGCACCTGTTGCCCCCCACCAAGTTACGATGCCTACATATAGGCCTCCTGGCACACCCAGCTACAGCTATGTGCCCCCGCAGTGGTGA
- the fam168b gene encoding myelin-associated neurite-outgrowth inhibitor isoform X1 yields the protein MNPVYSPTSTGVPFTNTKGIGYPAGFPVGYAAAGPAYTPNVYAGANPAFPSGYAPGTPFKMSCSPNTGTVPPYSSSPNPYPAAVYPVRSTYPQQNPYAQALIPSQQQGTYYTQPLYAAPPHVIHHTTVVQPNGMPAAMYAQPIPPPRHNGVAMGMVAGTTMAMSAGTLLTTPSPAPVAPHQVTMPTYRPPGTPSYSYVPPQW from the exons ATGAATCCAGTATACAGCCCGACATCAACAGGCGTCCCCTTCACCAATACCAAGGGCATAGGTTACCCAG CTGGATTTCCTGTTGGCTATGCAGCAGCTGGTCCAGCATACACTCCCAATGTCTACGCAGGAGCAAACCCGGCCTTCCCTAGTG GGTATGCCCCGGGCACTCCTTTCAAAATGTCCTGCTCTCCCAATACAGGGACGGTGCCTCCTTACTCCTCCTCACCCAACCCTTATCCTGCTGCTGTTTACCCGGTCAGGAGCACCTACCCCCAACAGAACCCTTATGCACAG GCATTAATACCTTCACAACAACAAGGCACCTACTACACACAGCCACTGTATGCTGCACCTCCCCATGTGATCCATCACACAACGGTGGTCCAGCCAAATGGCATGCCTGCAGCCATGTACGCCCAGCCCATACCACCTCCTCGCCACAATGGCGTTGCCATGGGAATGGTAGCTGGTACTACCATGGCCATGTCAGCTG GGACTTTGCTGACAACTCCATCACCAGCACCTGTTGCCCCCCACCAAGTTACGATGCCTACATATAGGCCTCCTGGCACACCCAGCTACAGCTATGTGCCCCCGCAGTGGTGA